In the genome of Agrobacterium vitis, one region contains:
- a CDS encoding sensor histidine kinase, translating to MLAGSFLKSTAVRLAIIYISLFVSAYLIANIVAYQMVVKFLDDRLNSNVMERYREIASAYEARGLNGAVQMIESHGPAVRGEETLYTLRGATDDLVAGNAKFSNVPTGLSTFRFNNQHESAPHYKLFRGPLGEYDLVVGISYGDTDQLARIVLISFGWATAIILGVGMTGASIFAHRTRRRISVLSTIAHEIGHGDLFKRLPISPRMDEIDVLSTEVNVALTRLESSVITLKQVTTDVAHDLKTPIARTFLVLEDSLQSDVPGDMKSGIEIALVELKSTAETFDAVLRIAQIESRSRTVNFRVFNLQSLVRDIYEVYEAIAVDAGYDLTLSDSISDSWIDGDPDLIKQLLANLLANAMRHTHAGSKIVLSLSNNYNSIYLGVSDNGPGIPREERERVFDRFYRLEKSRTTAGSGLGLTLVKAIVGLHGANIKLLDNDPGLSVVVGFPQVKRVDHQAH from the coding sequence ATGCTCGCGGGTAGTTTTCTCAAGAGTACCGCGGTCAGGCTCGCAATTATCTACATTTCACTTTTTGTTTCTGCGTACCTAATTGCAAACATTGTAGCTTATCAAATGGTTGTCAAATTTTTGGATGACCGACTGAATTCTAACGTCATGGAACGGTATCGCGAGATCGCGTCAGCCTACGAGGCGCGTGGTCTGAACGGGGCCGTTCAAATGATTGAAAGCCATGGTCCTGCTGTTAGGGGTGAAGAAACTTTGTATACGCTGCGCGGTGCCACAGACGACCTGGTTGCCGGAAACGCCAAATTTTCGAATGTACCAACAGGCCTTTCGACCTTTCGATTCAATAACCAACACGAAAGTGCACCTCACTATAAATTGTTCCGGGGACCGCTGGGAGAATATGATCTGGTTGTCGGAATTAGCTACGGCGACACGGACCAACTTGCTCGTATCGTCCTGATAAGTTTTGGATGGGCAACGGCAATAATCTTGGGCGTTGGAATGACCGGAGCTTCGATTTTTGCTCATCGAACTCGAAGGCGCATTTCCGTTCTTTCTACCATTGCGCATGAAATCGGGCATGGCGACCTCTTCAAGCGCCTTCCGATTTCCCCTCGTATGGATGAAATTGATGTCCTCTCCACTGAGGTTAACGTCGCATTGACACGGCTTGAATCAAGCGTGATCACGTTGAAGCAGGTTACCACTGACGTTGCACATGACTTGAAAACGCCAATTGCGCGTACCTTTCTAGTTCTCGAAGACTCCCTACAATCCGATGTTCCTGGTGATATGAAGAGCGGTATTGAGATCGCTCTTGTGGAACTGAAGTCTACGGCTGAAACATTTGACGCTGTTCTTCGGATTGCGCAGATTGAGTCGCGCAGTCGAACTGTCAATTTCAGGGTTTTCAATCTGCAATCATTGGTTCGAGATATTTATGAGGTTTACGAAGCGATAGCCGTAGATGCGGGTTACGACCTCACGCTTTCCGACAGCATTTCTGACTCCTGGATCGATGGCGATCCAGATTTGATTAAACAGTTGTTGGCCAATTTGCTTGCTAACGCAATGCGCCACACCCACGCTGGCTCCAAGATTGTTTTATCGCTTTCCAACAACTACAATAGCATTTATCTGGGCGTCTCCGACAACGGTCCAGGAATTCCCCGTGAAGAACGTGAGAGAGTTTTTGATCGCTTTTATAGACTTGAAAAGAGTAGGACGACGGCCGGGTCCGGATTGGGTCTCACGCTTGTGAAAGCCATTGTGGGTCTTCATGGGGCGAATATTAAGCTGCTTGACAACGATCCCGGCCTGTCTGTTGTTGTTGGTTTCCCCCAAGTGAAGAGGGTAGATCATCAGGCGCATTAA
- a CDS encoding cupredoxin domain-containing protein: MKTLLTVVLTAFLATSALASGTHEGGHDAAMAVGEPGKKAEATQTIRVSMKETADGKMIFTPNTFRVRKGQTVVFAIKNAGELDHEFVLDQEEKVMEHKAVMEKFPDMEHDDPNAIRLAAGKSGEIIWKFTNDGTFKIACLVPGHYDAGMHGDVTVAQK, from the coding sequence ATGAAAACGTTACTGACAGTAGTTCTTACCGCATTTCTCGCCACTTCCGCCCTCGCCTCCGGCACCCACGAAGGTGGCCATGACGCGGCTATGGCTGTCGGTGAACCCGGCAAGAAGGCAGAGGCCACCCAGACCATCCGTGTCTCGATGAAAGAGACGGCCGACGGCAAGATGATTTTCACGCCAAATACTTTCAGGGTTCGCAAGGGCCAGACGGTTGTGTTCGCCATCAAGAATGCTGGCGAGCTGGATCACGAGTTCGTTCTCGATCAGGAAGAGAAGGTTATGGAGCACAAGGCCGTGATGGAGAAGTTCCCCGACATGGAGCACGACGACCCGAATGCCATCCGTTTGGCTGCCGGAAAGTCCGGCGAGATCATCTGGAAGTTCACCAACGACGGTACCTTCAAGATCGCCTGCCTGGTTCCTGGCCACTACGACGCCGGGATGCACGGTGACGTCACCGTTGCCCAGAAGTAA
- a CDS encoding peptidoglycan D,D-transpeptidase FtsI family protein → MIGFIVRLNRRAHFSVESRVKPVTKAFVGTSERRKRDSRQRLSFLIAGFAVMYIVVGARLVQYGLNDPVVTGSIHPSANAVATRPDILDRNGELLATDINTVSLYAEPRRIVDADEVVEKLATVLPNLDWSDTHRKLRSGSGFQWLRRQLTPRQQSDILALGIPGIGFRPEKRRFYPGAATASHIVGHVNVDNLGLAGMERYIDQQGYADLRATGLTNDTRLEPVRLSIDVRVQHIVREIAARAMTNYQAEAAGAVILDVETGEVIAMASVPDYDPNQPSRALPDGSVDKEYEKGWFNRISNATFEMGSTFKSFTLAMGLDAEKITLNSVVDASRPIRMGGFTIRDFKGKNRPLSIPEVFQYSSNIGTAAVADRVGIEGHKEFLTRLGLLSKMDTEMPGVATPTQPRTWKKINSVTISFGHGVATTPLQTAVAAAALINGGNLINPTFLPRSKDDAALVSRAVIKEKTSADMRFLYNWNGLKGSGRGAQVEGFHVGGKTGTADKVINGRYASDINFNAFVAGFPMDKPRYVVLTIIDAPKTGVNGGRTAASTAAPMTKEIIERTAALLDVKPRFGGETGPQMLVNY, encoded by the coding sequence ATGATAGGCTTTATCGTACGGCTTAACCGCCGCGCCCATTTCAGTGTGGAGTCCAGGGTCAAGCCTGTTACTAAAGCCTTTGTCGGCACATCCGAACGCCGCAAGCGTGATAGTCGACAAAGGCTGAGCTTCCTGATTGCAGGCTTTGCGGTGATGTACATTGTCGTTGGCGCACGTCTCGTTCAGTATGGCCTGAACGACCCGGTGGTGACGGGATCCATTCATCCCAGCGCCAATGCCGTCGCAACGCGCCCGGACATTCTCGATCGTAATGGCGAGCTTCTAGCGACCGATATCAACACCGTGTCGCTCTATGCGGAACCGCGACGTATTGTCGACGCTGACGAGGTTGTGGAGAAACTTGCAACCGTGCTGCCAAACCTTGACTGGAGCGACACGCACAGGAAGCTCCGATCCGGTTCCGGCTTTCAGTGGTTGCGCCGCCAGCTCACGCCCCGGCAGCAGTCTGATATTCTTGCGCTTGGGATTCCCGGCATAGGTTTCCGTCCGGAGAAGCGACGCTTCTATCCGGGTGCTGCCACCGCCTCCCATATTGTCGGCCATGTCAATGTCGACAACCTCGGTCTTGCGGGTATGGAGAGGTACATCGATCAGCAAGGTTATGCCGACCTTCGAGCGACGGGCCTGACGAACGATACCAGGCTCGAGCCTGTGAGGCTTTCGATCGACGTCCGCGTCCAGCATATCGTTCGCGAAATCGCGGCGCGCGCGATGACGAACTATCAGGCAGAAGCTGCTGGTGCCGTCATTCTCGACGTGGAAACTGGCGAGGTCATCGCTATGGCTTCCGTTCCTGACTACGATCCGAACCAGCCTTCGCGCGCCCTCCCCGATGGCTCGGTCGACAAGGAATACGAAAAAGGCTGGTTCAATCGGATCAGCAACGCCACATTCGAGATGGGGTCCACATTCAAAAGCTTTACGCTTGCCATGGGTCTGGACGCAGAGAAGATCACCTTGAATTCCGTTGTGGATGCGTCCCGCCCCATCCGTATGGGCGGATTTACGATCAGGGACTTCAAGGGAAAGAACCGACCTTTATCGATCCCGGAGGTTTTTCAGTATTCATCGAACATCGGAACGGCGGCTGTTGCCGACAGGGTCGGGATAGAGGGGCATAAGGAGTTTCTTACGAGACTGGGGCTGCTTTCCAAGATGGACACGGAGATGCCCGGCGTAGCGACCCCTACCCAACCCCGAACGTGGAAAAAGATCAATTCCGTCACGATCTCGTTCGGCCACGGCGTAGCTACCACCCCACTGCAGACCGCCGTTGCTGCCGCAGCCCTGATCAACGGCGGCAACCTCATCAACCCCACCTTCCTTCCACGTTCGAAAGACGATGCAGCATTGGTTTCCCGCGCCGTCATCAAAGAGAAGACCAGTGCGGATATGCGGTTCCTCTACAACTGGAACGGCCTCAAGGGTTCTGGCCGAGGCGCCCAGGTCGAAGGCTTTCATGTGGGCGGAAAGACCGGAACTGCCGACAAGGTCATAAATGGCAGGTATGCCAGCGACATCAACTTCAACGCATTTGTCGCAGGCTTTCCGATGGACAAGCCGCGATACGTCGTGCTGACAATCATCGATGCGCCGAAAACAGGTGTGAACGGAGGAAGGACCGCGGCTTCCACCGCGGCTCCGATGACCAAGGAGATCATCGAGAGAACAGCAGCCTTGCTTGATGTGAAGCCCCGGTTCGGAGGTGAAACCGGCCCTCAGATGCTGGTCAACTACTGA
- a CDS encoding cupredoxin domain-containing protein, with the protein MKTAMIALFLGALATSALASGTHEGGHDAAMAVGEPGKKAEATQTIRVSMKETADGKMIFTPNTFRVRKGQTVVFAIKNAGELDHEFVLDQEEKVMEHKAVMEKFPDMEHDDPNAIRLAAGKSGEIIWKFTNDGTFKIACLVPGHYDAGMHGDVTVAQK; encoded by the coding sequence ATGAAAACTGCAATGATCGCACTGTTTCTGGGAGCGCTCGCCACTTCCGCCCTCGCCTCCGGCACCCACGAAGGTGGCCATGACGCGGCTATGGCTGTCGGTGAACCCGGCAAGAAGGCAGAGGCCACCCAGACCATCCGTGTCTCGATGAAAGAGACGGCCGACGGCAAGATGATTTTCACGCCAAATACTTTCAGGGTTCGCAAGGGCCAGACGGTTGTGTTCGCCATCAAGAATGCTGGCGAGCTGGATCACGAGTTCGTTCTCGATCAGGAAGAGAAGGTTATGGAGCACAAGGCCGTGATGGAGAAGTTCCCCGACATGGAGCACGACGACCCGAATGCCATCCGTTTGGCTGCCGGAAAGTCCGGCGAGATCATCTGGAAGTTCACCAACGACGGTACCTTCAAGATCGCCTGCCTGGTTCCTGGCCACTACGACGCCGGGATGCACGGTGACGTCACCGTTGCCCAGAAGTAA
- a CDS encoding copper-binding protein, which yields MTSFIKLATATVLALTVASGVFAAEFTKGTVKKVDAKAKKVTLIHEELKDLEMPAMTMVFRVKDDAMLGKLKEGAKIEFVAERVEGNLTVTEIK from the coding sequence ATGACTTCATTCATCAAGCTCGCCACGGCGACGGTACTAGCTCTCACAGTGGCTTCCGGGGTTTTCGCTGCTGAATTCACCAAGGGCACGGTCAAGAAGGTCGATGCGAAGGCGAAAAAGGTGACTCTCATCCACGAGGAACTGAAGGACCTGGAAATGCCAGCAATGACCATGGTGTTCCGTGTCAAGGACGACGCAATGCTCGGGAAGCTCAAAGAAGGCGCAAAAATCGAGTTTGTAGCCGAGCGCGTCGAGGGCAACCTGACCGTCACGGAAATTAAGTAA
- a CDS encoding multicopper oxidase family protein, whose product MFSRRQLLGAGAASAALVSSQTWSQTSNMGLPEAAVMESPTTQKPLKPSVGPDYNPVVTLNGWTAPFRMNNGVKEFHLVAEPVEREMAEGMTAYLWGYNGQSPGPTIEAVEGDRVRIFVTNKLPEHTTIHWHGMILPSGMDGVGGLSQPHIPVGKTFVYEFDLVKSGTFMYHPHSDEMVQMAMGMMGFFVVHPKDPTFMPVDRDFVFLLSAFDIDPGTYVPRVMEMTDFNLWTWNSRVFPGIDPLVVSKDDRVRVRVGNLTMTNHPIHMHGYDFEVTCTDGGWVRPEARWPEVSIDLPVGAMRAYEFDAKYVGDWAIHCHKSHHTMNAMGHEIPTFIGVDKKEVTKKIRQFRPEYMPMGTAGMADMGEMSMEIPENTVPMMTGWGPHGPIEMGGMFSVVKVREGISAGDYSDPGWYENPPGTQAWEWTGSLPDTPKAKDAKTQITPKPVKHG is encoded by the coding sequence ATGTTTAGCAGACGACAGTTACTCGGAGCGGGTGCAGCCAGTGCTGCCCTCGTCTCCTCCCAAACATGGAGCCAGACCTCAAACATGGGCCTGCCGGAAGCGGCAGTCATGGAGTCCCCTACAACACAGAAGCCTTTGAAGCCTTCGGTTGGTCCCGACTACAACCCGGTCGTTACATTGAACGGCTGGACCGCGCCTTTCCGGATGAACAACGGCGTGAAGGAATTTCACCTTGTCGCCGAGCCGGTAGAGCGCGAGATGGCAGAAGGCATGACTGCCTATCTCTGGGGCTATAACGGCCAGTCCCCGGGACCGACAATTGAGGCGGTCGAAGGGGATCGCGTACGCATCTTCGTCACCAACAAGCTTCCAGAGCACACGACCATCCACTGGCACGGCATGATCCTGCCATCTGGCATGGACGGCGTGGGTGGGCTGTCGCAGCCGCATATTCCTGTCGGAAAGACCTTCGTCTACGAGTTCGACCTCGTGAAGTCGGGGACGTTCATGTACCACCCGCACTCCGACGAGATGGTACAGATGGCGATGGGCATGATGGGCTTCTTCGTGGTCCATCCGAAGGACCCGACGTTCATGCCGGTTGACCGCGACTTCGTCTTCCTCCTGAGCGCCTTTGACATTGACCCAGGCACTTATGTCCCGCGTGTCATGGAGATGACAGACTTCAACCTGTGGACCTGGAACAGCCGCGTGTTTCCCGGAATCGATCCGCTGGTGGTCTCTAAGGATGACAGGGTACGTGTGCGCGTCGGCAACCTGACTATGACGAACCACCCAATCCACATGCACGGCTACGACTTCGAGGTCACCTGCACCGACGGCGGCTGGGTACGCCCAGAGGCCCGATGGCCGGAGGTCAGCATCGACCTGCCGGTCGGGGCGATGAGGGCATACGAGTTCGACGCGAAGTACGTCGGCGACTGGGCGATCCACTGTCACAAGTCGCACCACACGATGAACGCCATGGGCCACGAAATCCCCACCTTCATCGGTGTCGATAAGAAGGAAGTGACCAAGAAGATCAGACAGTTCCGTCCTGAGTACATGCCCATGGGTACCGCTGGTATGGCGGATATGGGCGAGATGTCGATGGAAATCCCGGAGAACACCGTGCCGATGATGACAGGCTGGGGTCCGCACGGCCCCATTGAAATGGGCGGCATGTTCTCTGTAGTGAAGGTCCGCGAGGGTATTTCGGCGGGGGATTACAGCGATCCAGGATGGTATGAAAACCCGCCCGGTACACAGGCTTGGGAGTGGACGGGAAGCCTACCTGACACCCCCAAGGCCAAAGATGCAAAGACCCAGATTACGCCAAAACCAGTGAAACACGGCTGA
- a CDS encoding MerR family transcriptional regulator: MLTIGDLSKTTGVKVPTIRYYEQMGLLSPPERSEGNQRRYSRTEQERLSFIRHARDLGLTIEAIRELIDLSQHPEKPCEEADRIAAKQLIAVRQKIERLRKLEAELERISTHCHSNQVRDCYVIRALANHDMCTTDHD; this comes from the coding sequence ATGCTCACTATTGGAGACCTGTCGAAGACGACCGGTGTGAAAGTGCCAACCATCAGATATTACGAGCAGATGGGGCTTCTGTCGCCCCCGGAGCGCTCGGAAGGCAACCAACGCCGCTATTCCAGAACCGAGCAAGAACGCCTCTCGTTCATCCGGCATGCACGCGATCTCGGTCTGACAATAGAAGCGATCCGTGAACTGATCGATCTCAGCCAGCATCCGGAAAAACCATGCGAAGAGGCTGACAGGATCGCGGCAAAACAGCTCATCGCCGTCCGACAGAAGATCGAACGGCTGAGGAAGCTAGAGGCAGAACTCGAGCGGATTTCGACACACTGCCACTCCAACCAGGTGCGCGACTGCTACGTGATCCGGGCGCTGGCCAATCATGACATGTGCACCACGGATCACGATTAA
- a CDS encoding adenylate/guanylate cyclase domain-containing protein has product MNQESTPFGKNASTRELRSASLRFVVLSILFANLVFGDGLASFTTHAIVSSVYLIVSVASVAVAVYFPTQKHLGAVFVALDAALVVVILYEHLLASPITEDHALTTSSLVVSFILLNHVALKLERRLIVLFSTIVVLAWVLMLALMAFRHHASAPGTLLANFFNQDLGLTMSFAFTALAVYLLARDHDRTIRQALRIEEKRMNLSRFFSPTVVADLQTASANLDLERRDAAIMFVDIRDFTSYAETASARELARVLGEYRHIVAGTVFAYGGTVDKFIGDGVMAVFGQPKPKADDAQRALACALSLTAALDEWRNDNIGRGGPCLNAGIGLHYGTVLGGVIESGFHDEFTVIGDAVNVAQRLESLASLLKSPLVVSDRIIEEVPGMFGANDWVYTNGVSIPGRKASVNIAYIRRAANLASPASHETGDIHTDFQRSSFQSRPRIPLVGM; this is encoded by the coding sequence ATGAATCAGGAATCAACGCCGTTCGGCAAAAATGCTTCCACCCGGGAACTAAGGTCGGCCTCGCTGCGGTTCGTTGTCCTTTCGATCCTGTTCGCCAATCTCGTTTTCGGTGACGGTCTCGCCAGCTTTACGACCCATGCCATCGTCAGTTCGGTCTATTTGATCGTCAGCGTGGCATCCGTCGCGGTGGCTGTCTATTTCCCTACACAGAAACACCTCGGCGCAGTGTTCGTGGCGCTCGATGCGGCCTTGGTTGTGGTGATACTCTATGAACACCTCCTGGCTAGTCCGATCACGGAAGACCACGCCCTTACGACGTCGAGCTTAGTCGTCTCATTCATCCTTCTGAACCACGTAGCCTTGAAGCTCGAGCGAAGGCTGATCGTTTTGTTTTCGACGATCGTGGTCTTGGCATGGGTGCTTATGCTTGCCCTCATGGCGTTCCGTCATCACGCCAGCGCGCCCGGAACATTACTGGCCAACTTCTTCAACCAGGACCTCGGCCTGACCATGAGTTTCGCGTTCACGGCGCTGGCCGTGTATCTGTTGGCGCGTGATCACGACCGCACCATCAGACAGGCGTTGAGGATCGAGGAGAAGCGCATGAACCTGTCACGCTTCTTCTCGCCAACAGTCGTCGCCGATCTTCAGACTGCCAGTGCCAACCTTGACCTCGAGCGGCGAGACGCGGCGATCATGTTCGTCGATATCCGCGACTTCACGTCATATGCGGAAACGGCTTCAGCACGCGAGCTTGCCCGTGTCCTCGGTGAGTATCGGCACATCGTCGCCGGCACTGTGTTCGCCTATGGCGGAACCGTTGACAAGTTCATCGGCGACGGCGTGATGGCGGTATTCGGGCAGCCGAAGCCCAAGGCGGACGATGCTCAGCGGGCATTGGCCTGCGCATTGTCTTTGACTGCGGCGCTCGACGAGTGGCGCAACGACAACATTGGCAGGGGCGGCCCCTGTCTGAACGCGGGGATCGGCCTTCACTATGGTACCGTTCTCGGCGGGGTCATTGAAAGCGGCTTCCATGACGAGTTCACCGTGATCGGGGACGCCGTGAATGTCGCTCAACGCCTGGAGTCTCTGGCCAGCCTATTGAAATCGCCACTCGTAGTCTCGGACCGCATAATCGAAGAAGTCCCGGGTATGTTTGGGGCCAATGATTGGGTCTACACCAACGGCGTCAGTATCCCTGGCAGGAAGGCGTCGGTCAACATTGCCTATATCCGTCGCGCTGCCAATCTAGCATCGCCGGCGAGTCATGAGACCGGGGACATACATACCGATTTCCAAAGGTCTTCTTTCCAGTCGCGACCAAGGATACCGCTCGTTGGAATGTAA
- a CDS encoding copper chaperone PCu(A)C, whose translation MNLRVAASGVFVALIAATGVPVSSDAHDFKAGSLELKHPWSAKAPPVAPVLGAYLVIVNTGEEADRLVGGSTPAAERLELHESTLVDGVARMRPAKQGIEIQAGETVKLQLGGAHIMLVNPRQRPGEGEKFKATLQFEKAGPVEVEFVVQSKAEAPSASQDHGAHTKP comes from the coding sequence ATGAATCTAAGGGTCGCTGCTTCTGGCGTGTTCGTGGCTCTCATTGCCGCGACAGGCGTTCCCGTCTCCTCCGACGCACATGACTTCAAGGCGGGCAGCCTTGAACTTAAACACCCTTGGTCGGCCAAGGCACCTCCGGTGGCGCCCGTACTTGGCGCATATCTCGTGATCGTCAACACCGGAGAGGAAGCCGATCGGCTTGTTGGCGGCAGCACGCCCGCCGCCGAACGTCTGGAGCTACACGAGTCGACACTGGTCGATGGGGTCGCGCGCATGCGACCCGCGAAGCAGGGCATCGAGATCCAAGCTGGGGAGACCGTGAAACTGCAACTGGGCGGAGCACACATCATGCTTGTGAACCCCAGGCAGCGCCCAGGCGAAGGAGAGAAATTCAAGGCTACTCTGCAGTTCGAGAAGGCGGGTCCCGTCGAGGTCGAGTTCGTGGTTCAGTCAAAGGCGGAGGCCCCGTCGGCTTCCCAAGACCATGGTGCCCACACCAAGCCGTGA
- a CDS encoding Nramp family divalent metal transporter, whose amino-acid sequence MDKPIKGWRRTVGEASLSDVHRSIGVAAGSGTFRRAMAFFGPGYLVAVGYMDPGNWATSLAGGSRFGYALLTVALVSNIMAIVLQSLCARLAIGSGRDLAQACRDAFPKPVAMVLWLLAEIAIIATDIAEVIGTAIGLNLIFGIPLELGVIITALDVFLILYLQKLGFRWVEALVITLLGVIAVCFTIQIVLADPDWGQVILGFAPTTEIITNPDMLYLALGILGATVMPHNLYLHSGIVQTRNYGHTLPEKREALKFATIDSTVALMFALLVNASILILAAATFHKTGQTSVAELGEAHNLLAPLLGLAIAPTLFGIALLCCGINSTVTATLAGQIVMEGFLKIQLAPWLRRLITRGIAIIPAAGVTIAFGDSGTGQLLILTQVVLSLQLSFAVFPLVMFTSDRAKMGELKAPLWLTSFAWLIAVVIALLNIKLLYDFVA is encoded by the coding sequence GTGGACAAACCGATCAAAGGCTGGCGGCGGACCGTGGGTGAGGCATCTCTATCGGATGTTCACCGTTCCATCGGAGTTGCTGCGGGATCAGGCACCTTCCGCAGGGCAATGGCCTTTTTCGGCCCCGGCTATCTTGTTGCGGTCGGATACATGGATCCGGGAAACTGGGCGACCTCGCTGGCTGGCGGATCGAGATTTGGATATGCGCTGCTCACTGTGGCACTTGTCTCGAACATCATGGCGATCGTCCTGCAGTCGCTCTGTGCGCGGCTTGCTATCGGCTCCGGGCGGGATCTGGCGCAGGCGTGTCGGGACGCTTTCCCAAAGCCAGTGGCTATGGTTTTGTGGCTGCTGGCCGAGATCGCCATCATCGCGACAGACATCGCCGAGGTGATCGGCACCGCGATCGGCCTCAACCTTATCTTCGGCATCCCGCTGGAACTAGGTGTGATCATCACCGCGCTGGACGTTTTTCTGATCCTGTACCTTCAGAAGCTGGGCTTCCGTTGGGTCGAAGCGCTCGTCATAACGCTGCTCGGCGTGATCGCTGTCTGCTTCACCATCCAGATCGTGCTTGCCGATCCGGACTGGGGTCAGGTGATTCTCGGATTCGCGCCCACCACTGAGATCATCACCAACCCAGACATGCTCTATCTTGCGCTGGGCATCCTCGGCGCGACCGTCATGCCGCACAACCTCTATCTCCATTCAGGGATCGTGCAGACCCGCAACTACGGCCACACGCTGCCCGAGAAGCGCGAAGCTCTGAAGTTCGCGACGATCGACTCCACCGTCGCACTGATGTTCGCTTTGCTCGTCAACGCCTCCATCCTCATCCTTGCCGCGGCGACTTTCCACAAGACCGGACAGACGTCCGTTGCGGAACTGGGCGAAGCCCATAATCTGCTTGCCCCACTGCTGGGCCTTGCCATAGCTCCGACGCTGTTCGGGATCGCGCTTTTGTGCTGCGGCATCAATTCGACCGTGACCGCGACCCTTGCTGGCCAGATCGTCATGGAAGGGTTCCTCAAGATACAGCTAGCGCCGTGGCTTCGCCGCCTGATCACACGGGGAATAGCCATCATTCCCGCCGCGGGTGTCACCATCGCATTCGGAGACAGCGGCACCGGACAGCTACTGATCCTCACTCAGGTCGTTCTCAGTCTCCAGCTTTCTTTCGCAGTGTTCCCGCTCGTGATGTTCACTTCTGATCGCGCGAAGATGGGGGAACTCAAGGCACCGCTTTGGCTCACATCGTTTGCCTGGCTCATCGCCGTGGTGATCGCCTTACTGAACATCAAGCTGCTGTACGACTTCGTCGCGTAG
- a CDS encoding response regulator, with translation MKILLIEDDQTTRKYLVKGLSSAGHSIDCIGDGREGLSAGLDTRYDILIVDRMVPGLDGLNLVKSLRAASVRTPVLFLTAMSGVDDRVEGLEAGGDDYLVKPFAFSELVARINALVRRPPIAAEKTKLWVGDLEMDLVARTTSRAGQLIELLPREFSLLELLMRNEGRVLTKTMFLEKIWNFNFDPQSSVVETHISRLRAKIDKPFSTSLLHTVKNTGYTLHARG, from the coding sequence ATGAAGATACTGCTCATTGAAGACGACCAAACGACGAGAAAATATCTTGTAAAGGGCTTAAGTTCCGCTGGGCACTCGATAGACTGCATCGGGGATGGTCGCGAGGGGCTCTCAGCAGGCTTGGACACGCGCTATGATATTCTAATCGTTGATCGGATGGTTCCCGGCCTTGACGGCCTAAACCTTGTCAAAAGTTTGCGTGCAGCATCGGTGCGTACACCTGTCTTGTTTCTGACGGCAATGAGTGGCGTGGATGATAGGGTGGAGGGTCTTGAAGCCGGGGGTGACGATTACCTGGTTAAGCCGTTCGCGTTTTCGGAATTAGTCGCTCGTATAAACGCCCTCGTTCGGCGCCCCCCGATTGCCGCTGAGAAGACAAAGCTATGGGTCGGCGACCTTGAAATGGATCTCGTCGCGAGGACTACCTCACGTGCCGGACAACTCATTGAATTATTACCGCGAGAGTTTTCATTGCTTGAATTACTGATGAGAAACGAGGGAAGAGTGCTCACAAAAACGATGTTTCTGGAAAAAATATGGAACTTCAATTTTGACCCTCAAAGCTCAGTCGTCGAGACGCATATCAGCCGCCTCCGGGCAAAAATAGATAAACCTTTCAGCACATCACTTTTGCATACTGTCAAAAACACTGGCTACACGTTGCATGCTCGCGGGTAG